A window of the Pseudobacteroides sp. genome harbors these coding sequences:
- a CDS encoding BMP family ABC transporter substrate-binding protein: protein MGKMKFARKVSFLLVIVMLASMLFTGCSTKTNDLGIALITSAAGPNDKGYNQSAVEGLEKVKNELGIDYKVVETQDIPGSLSQLAGAGYKLIFSLEYNFDALIKGVGGNKPIAEQYPDTTFVIFNDNPNVNEDGSVKHKNVVSVLFDVHEASFIAGALSALVNENASSLFNTSDYAFTSGDAGRKVGFLGGTKSNGITVFGYGYAEGINYIAKELGVKYTFYSDYNAGFSDSAAGATKANTYYSDGANIVYAVAGAVGDGVTAKAKEIKKLAIEVDANKDNNQPGYILTSVLKNTEVPVYEISKHFNEQTMDKVNGQVLNYNLASGATGITDLSVIESKIKPDGKAKWDEIKAQIKAVSGKIGSGEIKVTNAQAGESFDKSKLTNLNMPND from the coding sequence ATGGGAAAAATGAAATTTGCAAGAAAGGTGTCGTTTTTACTTGTAATTGTTATGTTAGCTTCTATGCTTTTCACAGGTTGCTCTACCAAAACAAATGATTTAGGAATTGCACTTATCACTTCTGCAGCAGGACCAAACGACAAGGGATATAACCAATCTGCAGTTGAGGGATTGGAAAAAGTCAAAAATGAATTAGGTATAGATTATAAAGTGGTAGAAACTCAAGACATTCCGGGAAGCCTGTCACAGCTGGCCGGTGCCGGATATAAACTAATTTTCAGTTTGGAGTACAATTTTGATGCTCTTATTAAAGGTGTGGGTGGAAACAAGCCGATTGCAGAACAGTACCCAGATACAACCTTTGTTATATTCAATGATAATCCAAATGTAAATGAGGATGGTAGTGTAAAACATAAAAACGTTGTTTCAGTTCTATTTGATGTTCATGAAGCATCATTTATTGCTGGTGCTTTGAGTGCCCTTGTAAATGAAAATGCTTCTAGTCTGTTTAATACCTCGGACTATGCCTTTACCTCAGGGGATGCGGGAAGAAAGGTTGGTTTCCTTGGAGGAACAAAGTCAAACGGTATTACAGTATTTGGTTATGGTTATGCAGAAGGAATTAACTATATAGCAAAAGAGCTGGGGGTAAAATATACATTCTACAGTGATTATAATGCCGGCTTCAGCGATTCTGCCGCTGGTGCAACAAAAGCAAACACATATTATTCCGACGGTGCAAATATTGTCTATGCAGTAGCAGGGGCTGTCGGCGACGGAGTTACTGCTAAGGCCAAGGAAATTAAAAAACTTGCGATAGAGGTTGATGCAAACAAAGATAACAATCAACCCGGGTATATATTGACAAGTGTATTAAAAAATACAGAAGTACCTGTTTATGAAATTTCAAAGCACTTCAACGAACAAACCATGGATAAGGTTAACGGGCAGGTTTTAAACTATAACCTTGCATCCGGAGCAACAGGAATTACCGATCTGAGTGTAATAGAAAGCAAAATCAAACCTGATGGAAAAGCCAAGTGGGATGAGATCAAAGCACAGATCAAAGCTGTGTCAGGAAAGATAGGTAGCGGTGAAATCAAGGTCACAAATGCCCAAGCAGGTGAAAGCTTTGACAAATCAAAACTTACAAATCTTAATATGCCAAACGACTGA